One genomic segment of Acinetobacter oleivorans DR1 includes these proteins:
- a CDS encoding ABC transporter ATP-binding protein — protein sequence MIQIDQLNYAYGHKQVLKNIHLEFPENQFSVILGRNGCGKSTLFKLMAGLEPVKDGLIRYSGKPLSDFKGKDRADLLGFLPQFHKTVFPFLVKDVVITGRAAFSRYRPSKSDWERVDQALLDLDIEHLRDRPYTELSGGERQLVMIARILVQAPKVILLDEPTNHLDVYYQSYLMKKLRQLSRQNFTVIAIMHDPNLAFLFADHLFFMRQHEVVKPESKTRITDPKFLKSVYDVEFHEAMIQDKTIVIPDHSWL from the coding sequence ATGATTCAAATTGATCAGTTAAATTATGCCTATGGGCACAAACAGGTCCTTAAAAATATTCATCTGGAGTTTCCTGAAAATCAGTTTTCAGTGATTTTAGGGCGTAATGGTTGCGGAAAATCGACACTTTTTAAATTGATGGCGGGCCTAGAACCTGTAAAAGATGGCTTGATTCGTTACTCTGGAAAACCACTATCAGACTTTAAAGGCAAAGATCGGGCAGACTTACTCGGCTTTTTACCGCAGTTTCATAAAACCGTATTTCCATTTTTAGTTAAAGATGTGGTGATTACGGGACGTGCTGCTTTTAGCCGATATAGACCTTCAAAATCAGACTGGGAACGTGTAGACCAAGCTTTGCTTGATTTAGACATCGAGCATTTGCGTGACCGTCCTTATACAGAACTATCGGGAGGTGAAAGGCAATTGGTTATGATCGCCCGCATTCTAGTACAAGCCCCAAAAGTTATTTTGCTCGATGAACCAACCAATCATCTCGATGTTTATTACCAGTCTTATTTAATGAAAAAATTGCGTCAGTTGTCGCGGCAAAATTTTACGGTGATTGCAATTATGCATGATCCCAACTTGGCTTTTTTATTTGCAGATCATTTGTTTTTTATGCGCCAACACGAAGTCGTTAAGCCTGAGTCAAAAACACGAATAACCGATCCGAAGTTTTTAAAAAGTGTCTATGATGTTGAGTTCCATGAAGCCATGATTCAAGACAAAACCATTGTTATCCCTGATCATTCTTGGCTATAA